A portion of the Chromobacterium sp. IIBBL 290-4 genome contains these proteins:
- the rquA gene encoding rhodoquinone biosynthesis methyltransferase RquA, giving the protein MTTLKTTTIQPDPYYRDVPQYMTEVYDWAYVNPRKARLLDHKLVVRTLLFGNDQRLMRAYLDEIREGEKVWQLAHVYGDLVQRAAQRTGAKGQFTLTDVTPIQVELAEGKLASLPQARVVRANAATYQAEEKQDLVCSFFLLHEVPEEMKHAIVDNMLAQVAPGGRAMFVDYHGPRPWQPIGWLLKWVNRALEPFAEALWRKEISAYATEAAQFEWSKRTVFGGVYQIVRAKRRD; this is encoded by the coding sequence ATGACCACATTGAAAACGACTACGATCCAGCCGGACCCTTATTACCGCGACGTGCCCCAGTATATGACCGAAGTGTACGACTGGGCTTATGTCAATCCGCGCAAGGCCCGGTTGCTGGACCACAAGCTGGTGGTGCGCACGCTCTTGTTCGGCAACGACCAGCGGCTGATGCGAGCGTATCTGGATGAAATCCGCGAGGGCGAGAAGGTCTGGCAGCTAGCCCATGTCTACGGCGACCTGGTGCAGCGCGCCGCGCAGCGGACGGGCGCGAAAGGCCAGTTCACCTTGACCGACGTGACCCCCATCCAGGTCGAGCTGGCCGAAGGCAAGCTGGCGTCGTTGCCGCAGGCGCGCGTGGTGCGCGCCAACGCGGCGACTTATCAGGCCGAAGAGAAGCAGGATTTGGTGTGCAGCTTCTTTTTGCTGCACGAGGTGCCGGAGGAGATGAAGCACGCCATCGTCGACAATATGCTGGCCCAGGTGGCGCCGGGAGGGCGCGCGATGTTTGTCGACTACCACGGCCCGCGTCCGTGGCAGCCGATAGGCTGGCTGCTCAAATGGGTGAACCGCGCGCTGGAGCCGTTCGCGGAAGCCTTGTGGCGCAAGGAGATATCCGCTTACGCCACGGAGGCGGCTCAGTTTGAGTGGAGCAAGCGCACCGTGTTCGGCGGCGTATACCAGATCGTCAGGGCAAAGCGGCGCGACTGA
- a CDS encoding response regulator translates to MSEQVNLSLVGEASLYRARHKILRLMELSWLGGGALERHAVTLFSLLRHLQELGYESIELEVDWDTLFIGVEDARRVDIRLADPQWRLERREGRNCVVIDAPGMGESDPELIRSILDEKSREELLSELVASNKALSRYQAGLEEEIVRRTDALRQSEKLSQSIIAGAPVGVVVMDGRGEIKDINRTALSIFGVEAAVALSGRLGELLKLEGEGPLPGILAQDLASASLSGLNGEFWELLLRRQDGSSTQVEAGLTVVDMAGARTGTLFIRDISSRKQAEARLTQAMEDAESATRAKSDFLANMSHEIRTPMNAIIGMAHLAQSTDLDPKQRDYVQKIHSSGKHLLGIINDILDFSKIEAGKLDLENIEFDLERVLDNLATLLGEKTEAKGLELIFDVDPHLNLSLIGDPLRLGQILINYANNAVKFTDKGEVTVRVRCREDNAQDMLLYFEVVDTGIGMTPGQKAKLFQSFQQADTSTSRKYGGTGLGLAISKKLAGLMQGEVGVESEVGKGSTFWFTARLGKGMKHPERLPSVDLRNRRVLVVDDSKTARTILAEQLRSMTFRVDEAGDGLKALEMVEEAEREDASYEVVFFDWRMPRIDGIEVARRLMLRDEKVRPHRVMVTGYGREEVFREAESVGIEMTLVKPVCSSVLFDATIRLFGSERLAGEAPDNRPDDALPGLEPLKGMKILLVEDNELNQQVATELLQSAEIQVLIANNGEEALSLAQRQPFDLVLMDMQMPVMDGLEATRRLRQLEAFQDMPILAMTANAMTGDRERCVDAGMNDHIAKPIDPVQLFATLRQWDPRRQGKPEGKGKAKSRSKQGPAAPPAGPDQAGALADNDPLSSIPGLDVANALRRVLGKRASYENLLRRFVSGQAGALDDVRREMGRDDRVAATRAAHTLKGVAGTIGANELQEMAAKLEKTLNAGSELADLEAGLAETQRELDRLIESLKQALPSEPDAKPSQPVDWQALQPLFDQLEQLLKDDDADAVEVFSASAGILRTALGPAAAGIEQALLQYRFDEALTSLREARAGPAAK, encoded by the coding sequence ATGAGCGAACAGGTCAACCTGTCTTTGGTGGGAGAGGCGAGTCTCTATCGCGCCAGGCACAAGATTTTGCGTTTGATGGAGCTGTCCTGGCTGGGCGGCGGCGCGCTGGAGCGGCATGCCGTGACCTTGTTCAGCCTGCTGCGGCATTTGCAGGAGCTCGGCTATGAGTCCATCGAGCTTGAAGTGGATTGGGACACCTTGTTCATCGGCGTGGAGGATGCCCGCCGCGTCGACATCCGGCTGGCCGATCCGCAATGGCGGCTGGAGAGGCGCGAGGGCCGCAATTGCGTGGTGATAGACGCGCCCGGCATGGGGGAGTCCGACCCGGAGCTGATCCGCAGCATCCTGGATGAGAAAAGCCGCGAAGAACTGCTGAGCGAGCTGGTGGCCAGCAATAAGGCTTTGTCGCGATATCAGGCGGGGCTGGAGGAGGAAATCGTCCGCCGCACCGACGCGCTCAGGCAAAGCGAAAAACTCTCGCAGTCCATCATCGCCGGCGCGCCGGTCGGCGTGGTGGTGATGGATGGCCGGGGCGAAATCAAGGACATCAATCGCACCGCTTTGAGCATCTTCGGCGTCGAGGCCGCGGTCGCCTTGTCCGGCCGCCTCGGCGAGCTGCTTAAACTGGAGGGCGAGGGTCCGCTGCCAGGCATCCTGGCGCAGGATTTGGCCTCCGCCAGTTTGAGCGGACTGAACGGAGAGTTCTGGGAGCTGTTGCTGCGCCGCCAGGATGGGTCCTCGACGCAGGTGGAAGCCGGCTTGACGGTAGTGGACATGGCCGGCGCGCGCACCGGCACCTTGTTCATCCGCGATATCTCCAGCCGCAAGCAGGCCGAGGCGCGCTTGACGCAGGCGATGGAGGACGCCGAAAGCGCGACCCGCGCCAAAAGCGATTTCCTGGCGAATATGAGCCACGAAATCCGCACCCCGATGAATGCCATCATCGGCATGGCCCACTTGGCGCAAAGCACCGACCTCGACCCCAAGCAGCGCGACTATGTGCAGAAGATCCACAGCTCCGGCAAGCATCTGCTGGGCATCATCAACGACATCCTGGATTTTTCCAAGATAGAGGCCGGCAAGCTGGATCTGGAAAACATCGAGTTCGATCTGGAGCGGGTGCTGGACAATCTGGCGACGCTGCTGGGCGAGAAGACCGAAGCCAAGGGGCTGGAGTTGATCTTCGATGTCGATCCGCATCTGAATCTGTCCCTGATCGGCGACCCCTTGCGCCTGGGGCAGATCCTGATCAACTACGCCAACAACGCGGTGAAGTTCACCGACAAGGGCGAAGTGACGGTGCGGGTGCGCTGCCGCGAGGATAACGCCCAAGACATGCTGTTGTATTTTGAAGTGGTCGATACCGGCATAGGCATGACGCCAGGGCAGAAGGCCAAGCTGTTCCAGTCTTTTCAGCAGGCCGATACCTCCACTTCGCGCAAGTACGGCGGCACCGGCCTGGGGCTGGCCATTTCCAAGAAACTGGCCGGCTTGATGCAGGGCGAGGTCGGCGTTGAGAGCGAGGTCGGCAAAGGCAGCACCTTCTGGTTCACCGCGCGGCTGGGCAAGGGCATGAAGCATCCTGAACGGCTGCCCAGCGTGGATTTGCGGAATCGCCGGGTGCTGGTGGTGGACGACAGCAAGACCGCCCGCACCATCCTGGCCGAGCAGTTGCGCAGCATGACATTCCGGGTCGATGAGGCCGGAGATGGCTTGAAAGCCCTGGAAATGGTGGAGGAGGCCGAGCGGGAGGATGCGTCATACGAAGTGGTGTTCTTCGACTGGCGGATGCCGCGGATAGACGGCATCGAGGTGGCGAGGCGGCTGATGCTGCGCGACGAGAAAGTCCGCCCCCACCGCGTGATGGTGACCGGTTATGGGCGCGAGGAGGTTTTCCGCGAGGCGGAAAGCGTGGGCATCGAAATGACCTTGGTCAAGCCGGTTTGCTCGTCGGTGCTATTCGACGCGACGATACGCCTGTTCGGCAGCGAGAGGCTGGCGGGCGAAGCGCCGGACAATCGGCCGGATGACGCATTGCCAGGGCTGGAGCCGCTCAAGGGCATGAAGATTTTGCTGGTCGAAGACAACGAGCTGAACCAGCAAGTGGCGACCGAACTGTTGCAATCCGCGGAAATTCAGGTGCTTATCGCCAATAATGGTGAAGAAGCGCTGAGTTTGGCGCAGCGGCAGCCCTTCGATTTGGTGCTGATGGATATGCAGATGCCGGTGATGGACGGTTTGGAGGCGACGCGCCGTTTGCGTCAGCTGGAGGCGTTCCAGGACATGCCCATCCTGGCGATGACCGCCAATGCGATGACGGGCGACCGCGAGCGCTGCGTCGATGCCGGAATGAACGATCACATCGCCAAGCCTATCGATCCCGTTCAGCTGTTCGCCACCTTGAGGCAGTGGGATCCGCGCCGGCAAGGCAAGCCGGAAGGCAAGGGAAAGGCCAAGTCCAGATCCAAGCAGGGCCCCGCCGCGCCGCCCGCCGGGCCGGATCAAGCGGGCGCGCTGGCGGACAATGACCCCCTGAGCAGCATTCCAGGCCTGGATGTCGCCAACGCCTTGCGCCGGGTGCTGGGGAAGCGGGCCTCGTACGAAAATCTGCTGCGCCGCTTCGTCTCGGGGCAGGCGGGCGCCCTGGATGACGTCAGGCGGGAGATGGGGCGCGATGACCGTGTGGCGGCCACGCGCGCCGCGCATACGCTCAAAGGCGTGGCGGGCACGATAGGCGCCAACGAACTGCAGGAAATGGCGGCCAAGCTGGAGAAGACGCTGAACGCGGGGTCTGAGCTGGCCGACTTGGAGGCGGGGCTGGCGGAGACGCAGCGAGAGCTGGACAGGTTGATTGAATCTCTGAAGCAGGCTTTGCCTTCGGAGCCGGACGCCAAACCGTCCCAGCCGGTTGATTGGCAGGCCTTGCAGCCTTTGTTCGATCAGTTGGAGCAATTGTTGAAGGATGACGATGCCGACGCGGTGGAGGTGTTCAGCGCGTCGGCAGGCATCTTGCGAACGGCGCTGGGGCCGGCGGCGGCGGGAATCGAGCAGGCCTTGCTGCAGTATCGGTTTGACGAGGCGCTGACCTCTCTGCGCGAAGCGCGGGCAGGCCCTGCGGCGAAATAG
- a CDS encoding protoglobin domain-containing protein, producing the protein MDPSSLADARECLQRFAIQDDDLQRVQAMGEAVLPHLGEAMLHFYEWLPSLPEYEALFSRPSTLRNAQVAQEAYWRSFFRGVIDEAYLAERVCAGETHARIGLPLSTYFAGVNYAFHLFSGYLTSGDRDTVSQLSQSASKLLHLDTALVVETYSRLLQERVMEQGRAMMEMSTPVTMIWQDILLLPIVGIIDSQRSQSIMEGILNKISSTRSRVFIMDISGVAVVDSAVANHLVKITKATQLMGCESLVSGLSPAIAQTIVHLGIDTEQISTFSTLRDALEAAFRICGLAIRQLS; encoded by the coding sequence ATGGATCCGAGCAGTCTTGCGGACGCGAGGGAATGCCTGCAGCGGTTCGCCATTCAGGACGACGATCTGCAACGGGTGCAGGCCATGGGAGAGGCGGTCTTGCCGCATTTGGGCGAGGCCATGCTGCATTTCTACGAATGGCTGCCCAGCCTGCCCGAATATGAAGCCTTATTCTCCCGTCCCTCTACCCTGCGTAACGCCCAAGTCGCGCAAGAGGCCTACTGGCGCAGCTTTTTCCGCGGCGTGATAGACGAAGCCTATCTGGCGGAGCGGGTGTGCGCGGGCGAAACCCATGCCCGGATCGGCCTGCCGCTCAGCACCTATTTTGCCGGCGTCAATTACGCTTTCCATCTGTTCAGCGGCTATTTGACAAGCGGCGATCGCGACACGGTGTCGCAGCTGTCGCAATCGGCCAGCAAGCTGCTGCACCTGGACACCGCGCTGGTGGTGGAGACTTACAGCCGCCTGCTGCAAGAGCGGGTCATGGAGCAAGGCCGGGCGATGATGGAGATGTCGACGCCGGTCACCATGATCTGGCAAGACATCCTGCTGCTGCCGATTGTCGGCATCATCGATTCCCAGCGTTCGCAGAGCATCATGGAGGGGATTCTGAACAAGATCTCCTCGACGCGCTCGCGGGTGTTCATCATGGACATCTCCGGCGTGGCGGTGGTGGATTCCGCGGTGGCCAACCATCTGGTCAAGATCACCAAGGCCACTCAGTTGATGGGCTGCGAGAGCCTGGTGTCCGGCTTGTCGCCGGCCATTGCCCAGACCATCGTCCACCTGGGCATCGATACCGAACAGATTTCCACTTTCTCCACCTTGCGGGACGCGCTGGAGGCGGCGTTTCGCATCTGCGGGCTGGCGATCCGCCAACTGAGCTAG
- a CDS encoding SpoIIE family protein phosphatase: MTDHAWPPALSEVSVGGRPFFGETVSGDGLVVRSEADGALLAILDVLGHGAEAHGLARQMERWLEQAERKPVSELLREMHRSFEGTRGAAVCLVRVAADGMLTCANIGNALLRVLQPELVLLPGQPGTIGQAVPVIVERQLRLRAGALLLLTTDGVQEHLPVELLESWLKLPASRVSNLLMNDHAKWHDDATCVVARWDP; the protein is encoded by the coding sequence ATGACAGACCATGCCTGGCCGCCGGCGCTGAGCGAAGTGTCGGTGGGCGGCCGGCCATTTTTCGGCGAGACCGTCAGCGGCGACGGGCTGGTGGTGCGAAGCGAGGCCGATGGCGCGCTGCTGGCCATCCTGGATGTGCTGGGGCACGGCGCGGAGGCGCACGGCCTGGCGCGGCAGATGGAGCGCTGGCTGGAACAGGCGGAGCGGAAGCCGGTCAGCGAGCTGCTGCGGGAAATGCACCGGTCCTTTGAGGGTACTCGCGGCGCGGCGGTTTGCCTGGTCCGGGTGGCGGCGGACGGCATGCTGACATGCGCCAATATCGGCAATGCCTTGCTGCGCGTGCTGCAGCCTGAGCTGGTGTTGCTGCCCGGGCAGCCGGGCACGATAGGCCAGGCGGTGCCTGTGATTGTGGAGCGCCAGCTGCGCTTGAGGGCCGGCGCCTTGTTGCTGTTGACCACCGATGGCGTGCAGGAGCACTTGCCTGTCGAGCTATTGGAAAGTTGGCTGAAACTGCCGGCCAGCCGGGTCAGCAATCTGCTGATGAATGATCACGCCAAGTGGCATGACGACGCCACCTGCGTTGTTGCGAGATGGGATCCATGA
- a CDS encoding STAS domain-containing protein has protein sequence MSDEASEARITLSQIGDAMLACVQAELRPSVVRQMQSRLLERISGRAVRKVMLDLSEVRFMDLESYQALIDMKRTISLMGAATVLVGLRPGVIQGLSQVGADLGAFRGAISLEQALALKL, from the coding sequence ATGTCAGACGAAGCATCCGAAGCCAGGATCACGCTGTCGCAAATCGGCGATGCCATGCTGGCTTGCGTGCAGGCCGAATTGCGGCCTTCGGTGGTGAGGCAGATGCAGAGCCGATTGCTAGAGCGCATCAGCGGCCGAGCGGTGCGCAAGGTGATGCTGGACCTGTCCGAAGTGCGGTTCATGGATCTGGAGTCCTACCAGGCCTTGATCGACATGAAGCGAACCATTTCGCTGATGGGGGCCGCCACCGTGCTGGTGGGCTTGCGCCCAGGCGTGATCCAGGGCCTGTCCCAAGTCGGCGCCGACCTGGGCGCCTTCCGCGGGGCCATCTCGCTGGAGCAGGCGCTGGCTTTGAAGCTATGA
- a CDS encoding two-component system response regulator — protein sequence MEHAADNRPTILVVDDTPDNLSLMSGLLRESYRVKVAPNGPRALQIVESSPPDLILLDVMMPDMDGYEVMRRLRATRPDFDIPVLFLTAKHEVEDETTGLDLGAMDYIHKPISPPIVLARVRNQLDVKAARDFLKNQNDYLEREVQRRTRETEMVQNVAIWALASLAETRDNETGKHLKRTQFYVQALAEHLRAHPRFDQCLSDRNIDMICKSAPLHDIGKVGIPDHILLKAGKLTDDEFAIMKQHAVLGRDAIVAAECQLGLEVEFLHFTKEIACSHHEKWDGSGYPFGLKGDEIPVAGRLMALADVYDALINKRVYKPPMTHEQARDIILAGSGRHFDPDVVDAFIAVQQSFREIAIAYADAEVEHMGG from the coding sequence ATGGAGCATGCAGCCGACAACCGTCCCACCATCCTGGTGGTGGACGACACGCCGGACAACCTGTCCCTGATGAGCGGCTTGTTGCGGGAGTCGTATCGCGTCAAGGTCGCGCCCAATGGTCCGCGGGCCTTGCAGATAGTGGAAAGCAGTCCGCCTGACCTGATCTTGCTGGATGTGATGATGCCGGACATGGACGGCTACGAGGTGATGCGGCGCTTGCGCGCGACTCGGCCCGATTTCGACATCCCGGTGCTGTTCCTGACCGCCAAGCATGAGGTGGAGGATGAGACCACGGGTTTGGATCTGGGCGCCATGGACTATATCCATAAGCCCATCAGCCCGCCCATCGTGCTGGCGCGGGTGCGCAACCAGCTGGATGTCAAAGCCGCCCGCGATTTCCTGAAAAACCAGAACGATTATCTGGAGCGGGAAGTGCAGCGGCGCACCCGCGAAACCGAAATGGTGCAGAACGTGGCGATCTGGGCGCTGGCCTCGCTGGCGGAGACGCGCGACAACGAAACCGGCAAACACTTGAAGCGCACCCAGTTTTACGTCCAGGCGCTGGCGGAGCATCTGCGCGCGCATCCGCGCTTCGACCAGTGTCTGAGTGATCGCAACATCGATATGATCTGCAAGTCGGCGCCGCTTCACGATATCGGCAAAGTGGGCATTCCCGACCATATCTTGCTCAAGGCTGGCAAGCTGACGGACGACGAGTTCGCCATCATGAAGCAGCACGCGGTATTAGGCCGGGACGCCATTGTGGCGGCGGAATGCCAGCTGGGCCTGGAGGTGGAGTTTCTGCATTTCACCAAGGAAATCGCTTGCTCGCATCACGAGAAATGGGATGGCAGCGGCTACCCGTTCGGCTTGAAGGGCGATGAGATTCCCGTGGCGGGACGGCTGATGGCCTTGGCCGATGTTTACGACGCCTTGATCAACAAGCGGGTGTACAAGCCGCCGATGACCCACGAACAAGCCCGGGACATCATCTTGGCGGGCAGCGGCAGGCATTTCGATCCCGATGTCGTCGATGCTTTTATCGCGGTGCAGCAGTCTTTTCGGGAAATCGCCATCGCTTACGCCGACGCCGAAGTCGAGCATATGGGCGGTTAG
- a CDS encoding ferredoxin--NADP reductase, with product MSSPNLTAEKVLSVHHWNDTLFSFTCTRDAGLRFINGQFVMIGLEVNGKPLMRAYSIVSSNYEEHLEFYSIKVQDGPLTSKLQHLQVGDTVLISKKPTGTLVQDNLLPGKNLYLLSTGTGLAPFMSIIKDPEVYERYDKVILTHGVRWVSELGYHDYITKELPENEFFGDVVKEKLIYYPTVTREPFRNQGRLTDLITNGKLCADIGLPQLNPEHDRVLICGSPSMLHDLCEILNGMGFKESPRMGEPADYAIERAFVEK from the coding sequence ATGTCTTCTCCCAATCTGACCGCTGAAAAAGTCCTGTCCGTCCATCACTGGAACGACACGCTGTTCAGCTTCACCTGCACCCGCGACGCCGGTCTGCGCTTCATCAACGGCCAATTCGTGATGATAGGCCTGGAAGTGAACGGCAAGCCGCTGATGCGCGCCTACTCCATTGTCAGCTCCAATTACGAAGAGCACCTGGAGTTCTACAGCATCAAGGTGCAGGATGGCCCGCTGACCTCCAAGCTGCAACACTTGCAAGTCGGCGATACCGTACTGATCAGCAAGAAGCCGACCGGCACCCTGGTGCAGGACAACCTGCTGCCGGGCAAGAATCTGTATCTGCTGTCCACCGGCACCGGCCTCGCCCCCTTCATGTCCATCATCAAGGACCCGGAGGTGTACGAGCGCTACGACAAGGTCATTCTGACCCACGGCGTGCGTTGGGTCAGCGAGCTGGGCTACCACGACTACATCACCAAGGAACTGCCGGAAAACGAATTCTTCGGCGACGTGGTGAAGGAAAAGCTGATCTACTACCCGACCGTTACCCGCGAGCCGTTCCGCAATCAAGGCCGTCTGACCGACCTGATCACCAACGGCAAGCTGTGCGCCGACATCGGCCTGCCGCAGCTGAATCCGGAACACGACCGCGTGCTGATCTGCGGCAGCCCGAGCATGCTGCATGACCTGTGCGAAATCCTGAACGGCATGGGCTTCAAGGAATCGCCGCGCATGGGCGAGCCGGCCGACTACGCGATCGAACGCGCCTTCGTCGAAAAATAA
- the xth gene encoding exodeoxyribonuclease III — protein sequence MRFATWNVNSLKVRLPQVLQWLAETGVEVLCLQELKMDQDAFPLADIEAAGYRAVWFGQKTYNGVAILAKAPLEIEDVVSGIPGYGDEQRRVITATIAGVRAICAYFVNGEAVDSAKYPYKLEWLSKLEGHVAAELAAHPNLLLLGDYNIAPEDRDVYDPEGWHEQVLCSTPERDAFRRLIGLGLSDSFRLFNQEEKQYSWWDYRQMMFRRNKGVRIDHILVSDALKPRAQSCEIDKAPRKWERPSDHTPVVLTLAD from the coding sequence ATGCGTTTTGCCACCTGGAACGTCAATTCCCTGAAAGTCCGCTTGCCGCAAGTCTTGCAATGGCTGGCCGAGACCGGCGTCGAAGTGTTGTGCCTGCAAGAACTGAAGATGGACCAGGACGCTTTCCCGCTGGCGGACATAGAGGCCGCAGGCTACCGCGCGGTCTGGTTCGGGCAGAAAACCTATAACGGCGTGGCCATCCTGGCCAAGGCGCCGCTGGAGATCGAGGACGTGGTGTCCGGCATTCCCGGCTACGGCGACGAGCAACGCCGCGTCATCACCGCCACCATCGCCGGCGTGCGCGCCATCTGCGCTTATTTCGTCAACGGCGAGGCGGTGGATTCGGCCAAATACCCGTATAAGCTGGAGTGGCTGTCCAAGCTGGAGGGCCATGTCGCCGCCGAGCTGGCCGCGCATCCCAACCTGCTTTTGCTGGGCGACTACAATATCGCGCCGGAAGACCGCGATGTGTACGACCCGGAGGGCTGGCATGAACAGGTGCTGTGCAGCACGCCGGAGCGCGACGCCTTCCGCCGCCTGATCGGCCTGGGCCTGTCAGACAGTTTCCGCCTGTTCAATCAGGAAGAAAAACAGTACAGCTGGTGGGATTACCGCCAGATGATGTTCCGCCGCAACAAGGGCGTGCGCATCGACCATATCCTGGTCAGCGACGCGCTCAAGCCGCGCGCGCAGTCCTGCGAGATCGACAAGGCCCCGCGCAAGTGGGAGCGCCCCTCCGATCACACGCCGGTAGTGCTGACGCTGGCGGACTAA
- a CDS encoding anti-sigma regulatory factor produces the protein MSARPLELVPLTAAQRMGMGGSLAIRSETDVRMMVFQVQAYAASLGFTAVGATQLATGASELAMNILKYAGEGEVRWHTVQQGLRQGMELQARDKGPGIPDLAKALEEHYSSKGTLGLGLPGTRRLMDEFWIDSEPRKGTRVCVRKWK, from the coding sequence ATGAGCGCGCGGCCGCTGGAGCTGGTGCCATTGACGGCCGCGCAGCGAATGGGCATGGGCGGATCGCTGGCCATACGTAGCGAAACCGATGTCCGGATGATGGTGTTCCAGGTTCAAGCCTATGCCGCCAGCTTGGGTTTCACCGCGGTCGGCGCCACCCAGCTGGCCACCGGCGCCTCGGAGCTGGCGATGAATATCCTCAAGTACGCCGGAGAGGGAGAAGTGCGCTGGCACACGGTGCAGCAGGGGCTGCGGCAAGGGATGGAGTTGCAGGCTCGGGATAAAGGCCCGGGCATTCCCGATCTTGCCAAGGCGCTGGAAGAGCATTACAGCAGCAAGGGGACCCTGGGGCTGGGCTTGCCCGGCACCCGTCGGCTGATGGACGAGTTTTGGATAGACAGCGAGCCACGCAAGGGCACTCGGGTATGCGTCCGAAAATGGAAGTGA
- a CDS encoding glycosyltransferase family 1 protein yields the protein MRIMIVTDAWKPQVNGVVRSLTETMRELDGFGHQVNMITPLEFRTLPCPTYPDIRLSLFPYRQVAQRIAGFAPDAVHIATEGPLGLAARRYCLRHGLSFTTAYHTRFPEYIHARCRLPLKVSYAWMRRFHNASRAVMVPTRSIARDLENRGFNNIQLWSRGVDTAMFTPGERQRLDESDPPRFVYIGRVAVEKNIEAFLQLDLPGSKWVVGDGPLLPKLKQQYPEVYFAGVFPQNELARFYRAADVFVFPSLTDTFGLVLLEAMACGTPVAAFPVAGPLDVVGGTGAGALDWDLKAACLKALDIDRDHVRKVAETYSWQTASRQFESHLRPNPPMAAAIAGQLD from the coding sequence ATGCGCATCATGATCGTCACCGACGCCTGGAAACCGCAAGTCAACGGCGTGGTTCGCTCGCTGACGGAAACCATGCGCGAGCTGGATGGTTTCGGCCATCAGGTCAATATGATCACGCCGTTGGAATTCCGGACCCTGCCCTGCCCCACCTATCCGGACATCCGGCTGTCGCTGTTTCCCTACCGCCAGGTGGCGCAGCGTATCGCCGGCTTCGCGCCGGACGCGGTGCACATCGCCACAGAAGGGCCGCTGGGCTTGGCCGCGCGGCGCTATTGCCTGCGCCATGGCTTGAGCTTCACCACCGCTTATCACACCCGCTTCCCGGAATACATCCATGCCCGCTGCCGGCTGCCGCTCAAGGTCAGCTATGCCTGGATGCGGCGTTTTCACAACGCTTCGCGCGCGGTGATGGTGCCCACCCGCTCCATCGCCCGCGATCTGGAAAACCGCGGCTTCAACAATATCCAGCTGTGGAGCCGCGGCGTCGATACCGCCATGTTCACGCCCGGCGAAAGGCAAAGGCTGGACGAGTCGGATCCGCCCCGCTTCGTCTATATCGGCCGGGTGGCGGTGGAAAAGAACATCGAGGCGTTTTTGCAGCTGGACTTGCCCGGCAGCAAATGGGTCGTCGGCGATGGCCCGCTGCTGCCCAAGCTGAAACAGCAATATCCCGAAGTGTATTTCGCCGGCGTGTTTCCGCAGAATGAGCTGGCCCGTTTCTATCGCGCCGCCGATGTATTCGTCTTTCCCAGCCTGACCGACACCTTCGGCCTGGTGCTGCTGGAAGCGATGGCCTGCGGCACGCCGGTGGCCGCCTTCCCGGTGGCGGGTCCGCTGGACGTGGTCGGCGGCACCGGCGCCGGCGCGCTGGACTGGGATTTGAAAGCCGCTTGCCTCAAGGCCTTGGATATCGACCGCGATCATGTGCGCAAAGTCGCGGAAACCTATTCCTGGCAAACCGCCAGCCGCCAATTTGAATCCCATTTGCGGCCCAACCCGCCCATGGCTGCGGCGATAGCGGGTCAATTAGATTAA